The Leucobacter chromiiresistens genome has a window encoding:
- a CDS encoding phosphatase PAP2 family protein codes for MPSTRSSPSGRAHRGRRWMIGAGVAAVALIVVYLLAVWTVAGQLLENAALRGADQVRADERTQADEALGAITIWSLGIAAILVAAIALLRRRIDLAIAGVGVIVLGQVVTQSLKRFILPRPPLVEVVGDYAGNSFPSGHTTIAMTVLFALLIVVPYRWRGLAMFLVLSWAIGIGAYTVTAKWHRFSDTLGADAVALLCACLAT; via the coding sequence ATGCCGTCCACCCGGTCCTCGCCGTCCGGGCGAGCGCATCGCGGCCGCCGGTGGATGATCGGGGCCGGCGTCGCAGCCGTCGCGCTTATCGTCGTGTACCTGCTCGCCGTCTGGACGGTCGCGGGCCAGCTCCTCGAGAACGCGGCGCTGCGCGGCGCCGACCAGGTGCGAGCCGACGAACGGACCCAGGCCGATGAGGCCCTCGGAGCGATCACGATCTGGTCGCTCGGCATCGCCGCGATCCTCGTGGCCGCCATCGCACTGCTGCGCCGGCGCATCGATCTCGCGATCGCCGGCGTCGGGGTGATCGTGCTGGGCCAGGTCGTCACGCAGTCGCTCAAGCGATTCATCCTGCCGCGACCGCCCCTCGTCGAGGTCGTCGGCGACTACGCCGGCAACAGTTTTCCGAGCGGGCACACCACCATCGCGATGACCGTGCTCTTCGCCCTGCTCATCGTCGTGCCCTACCGGTGGCGCGGCCTCGCCATGTTCCTCGTGCTCAGCTGGGCGATCGGCATCGGCGCCTACACGGTCACGGCGAAGTGGCACCGCTTCAGCGACACGCTCGGCGCCGACGCGGTGGCGCTGCTGTGCGCGTGCCTCGCGACGTAG
- a CDS encoding ATP-binding protein, which produces MGAEQADRGGPGLDLRGRAELAYVERALDELDAFWEALAHAVEPLDRTLFTLAISEVLTNIVQHGAAGAGAGAGAGAAPGPAEIRMTISAGRDELRAVIADTAPPAAIDWEAVAMPDADAESGRGLALARSSLDEFAHTSGDDGNTWTLRRRISTADAGE; this is translated from the coding sequence ATGGGCGCTGAGCAGGCGGATCGCGGTGGGCCCGGCCTCGACCTCCGAGGCCGTGCCGAGCTCGCGTACGTCGAACGCGCGCTCGACGAGCTCGACGCATTCTGGGAGGCGCTCGCCCACGCCGTCGAGCCGCTCGATCGGACCCTGTTCACGCTCGCGATCAGTGAAGTGCTGACGAACATCGTGCAGCACGGAGCGGCGGGCGCGGGCGCGGGCGCGGGCGCGGGTGCGGCGCCCGGGCCGGCGGAGATCCGTATGACGATCTCGGCGGGCCGCGATGAGCTGCGAGCCGTGATCGCCGACACCGCTCCGCCCGCCGCCATCGACTGGGAGGCGGTGGCGATGCCCGACGCCGACGCGGAATCGGGCCGGGGTCTCGCGCTCGCGCGTTCGTCGCTCGACGAGTTCGCGCACACGAGCGGAGACGACGGCAACACCTGGACGCTCCGCCGCCGCATCTCGACCGCCGATGCGGGGGAGTGA
- a CDS encoding STAS domain-containing protein, whose amino-acid sequence MNLATTEHGDYTVISIAGRLTATGAPLLRNAVSDLVDAGAARIVVDLAQTEFVDSSGLGALIGGLKRARVAGGDLRIASVPEQVHAVLRLTNLDRVLSLHPTPETAFDGR is encoded by the coding sequence ATGAACCTCGCAACGACCGAACACGGCGACTACACGGTGATCTCGATCGCGGGGCGTCTCACCGCGACCGGAGCGCCGCTGCTGCGCAACGCGGTGAGCGATCTCGTCGATGCCGGAGCAGCCCGCATCGTGGTCGACCTCGCGCAGACCGAGTTCGTCGACTCGTCAGGGCTCGGCGCGCTCATCGGCGGCCTCAAGCGCGCGCGGGTCGCGGGCGGTGATCTGCGGATCGCCTCGGTTCCGGAGCAGGTGCACGCCGTGCTGCGGCTCACGAACCTCGATCGCGTGCTCAGCCTTCACCCGACGCCGGAGACGGCGTTCGATGGGCGCTGA
- a CDS encoding zinc-binding dehydrogenase, whose amino-acid sequence MRAALMYQAGDVRIENVPDSALKHPSDALVRITASCICGSDLHPYHRMTGENGPARMGHELIGVVEETGAEVQTLKVGDLVVSPFAISDNTCDFCREQLHTSCTHREAGFWDGIADEGGQAEAIRVPLADGTLVKLPVAPDSALIPSLLTLADVLGTGYHAAKTAGVRPGQRVTVIGDGAVGLMAVLSARRLGAEQIILMGRHQHRTDLGREFGATDVVAERGEEGIARVRELTGGHGTHAVLEAVGHMPAYEQAVGVVRPGGVISRVGVPQYESAPVGFGSLFRHNIRLAGGPAPVRAYIEELMPDILDGTIVPGKVFDAFTDLDGVPAGYRDMDERRSLKVLVRP is encoded by the coding sequence ATGCGCGCAGCACTCATGTACCAGGCCGGCGACGTCCGGATCGAGAACGTTCCGGATTCGGCCCTCAAGCACCCCTCGGATGCGCTGGTGCGGATCACCGCCTCCTGCATCTGCGGGTCGGACCTGCACCCCTACCACCGGATGACCGGGGAGAACGGCCCGGCCCGCATGGGCCATGAGCTGATCGGCGTCGTGGAGGAGACCGGCGCGGAGGTGCAGACCCTCAAGGTCGGCGACCTCGTGGTGTCGCCGTTCGCGATCTCCGACAACACCTGCGACTTCTGCCGCGAGCAGCTGCACACCTCTTGCACTCACCGTGAGGCCGGGTTCTGGGACGGCATCGCCGACGAGGGCGGGCAGGCCGAAGCGATCCGCGTACCGCTCGCCGACGGAACGCTCGTGAAGCTGCCCGTGGCACCCGACTCGGCCCTCATCCCGTCGCTCCTGACGCTCGCCGACGTGCTCGGCACCGGCTACCACGCCGCGAAGACGGCAGGCGTGCGGCCCGGTCAGCGGGTCACCGTGATCGGTGACGGCGCTGTCGGACTCATGGCGGTGCTCTCCGCACGGCGCCTCGGGGCCGAGCAGATCATCCTCATGGGGCGTCACCAGCACCGCACCGATCTCGGGCGCGAGTTCGGTGCGACCGACGTCGTCGCCGAACGCGGCGAGGAGGGCATCGCCCGCGTGCGCGAACTCACCGGCGGGCACGGTACTCACGCCGTGCTCGAAGCGGTCGGGCACATGCCGGCCTACGAGCAGGCTGTGGGCGTCGTACGCCCAGGCGGCGTCATCAGTCGCGTGGGCGTGCCCCAGTACGAGAGCGCCCCGGTCGGCTTCGGCAGCCTGTTCCGCCACAATATCCGCCTCGCGGGTGGCCCCGCGCCCGTGCGCGCCTACATCGAGGAGCTCATGCCCGACATCCTCGACGGCACGATCGTACCCGGCAAGGTCTTCGACGCGTTCACGGACCTCGATGGCGTGCCCGCCGGCTACCGGGACATGGACGAGCGCCGCAGCCTCAAGGTGCTCGTCCGGCCGTAG
- a CDS encoding copper chaperone PCu(A)C encodes MNVRTTAIPSPALTAIAVFALAGCSTPASGPEATAAPAGDSVEMENGWVKAAESGMSAAFGELENSGSNEISFVSVETEASSALELHETVENEAGEMMMREKTGGFTIPAGDSLVLEPGGNHIMLMDLTNPIAAGDEITFTLTFSDDSTYEFTVPAKDYAGANENYADGDGMHMSEDMDMGGHSE; translated from the coding sequence ATGAACGTACGTACCACCGCAATTCCCTCCCCCGCCCTGACCGCTATCGCGGTGTTCGCGCTCGCAGGATGCAGCACGCCCGCATCCGGCCCGGAGGCCACCGCTGCACCCGCCGGCGACTCCGTCGAGATGGAGAACGGCTGGGTGAAGGCTGCAGAGAGCGGCATGTCAGCAGCCTTCGGCGAGCTCGAGAACTCGGGCTCGAACGAGATCTCCTTCGTCTCCGTCGAGACAGAGGCGTCGAGTGCACTCGAACTGCACGAAACCGTCGAGAACGAAGCCGGCGAGATGATGATGCGCGAGAAGACCGGAGGGTTCACGATTCCCGCGGGTGACAGCCTCGTGCTCGAGCCGGGGGGCAACCACATCATGCTCATGGACCTCACGAACCCGATCGCAGCGGGCGACGAGATCACCTTCACGCTGACCTTCTCCGACGACTCGACCTACGAGTTCACCGTACCGGCCAAGGACTACGCCGGAGCGAACGAGAACTACGCAGACGGTGACGGCATGCACATGAGCGAAGACATGGATATGGGCGGCCACTCGGAATGA
- a CDS encoding Dyp-type peroxidase, producing MTSEQTYPTGRSGVSRRGLLFGGAVAGLGAAAAVGADVLLNRPQPGTATARGGEAMPALHGSDTVPFYGAHQAGIATTPQAHATFIALDLRAEIDRSALRRMMQILTEDAARLTQGEPALADSEPELGTVPARLTVTFGFGPELVMRAAGPGALPDWLGPLPAFSIDRLDPAWSDGDLLLQIASDDAFTVAHATRMLLKDSRSFATVRWTQHGFRRALGSEKPGTTMRNLFGQVDGTTNPSPKEEDFARVVWAADGWLAGGTSFVLRRTRMDLDKWDRLDRSGREQSVGRTLANGAPLTGVNEHDEPDFDAKTSIGFPVIPEFSHIRRARSENTDERIYRRAYNYDHAPSGAEISDSGLLFVSFQADVLQQFVPIQRRLDELDLLNEWTTPIGSAVFAIPPGCVAGGYIGDTLLD from the coding sequence ATGACCTCCGAGCAGACCTACCCAACGGGACGGTCTGGCGTCAGCCGGCGAGGGCTCCTCTTCGGGGGAGCCGTCGCCGGTCTCGGCGCGGCCGCCGCAGTCGGCGCAGACGTGCTCCTGAACCGTCCGCAACCCGGCACCGCGACCGCGCGGGGCGGCGAAGCGATGCCCGCGCTCCACGGATCCGACACCGTGCCCTTCTACGGCGCCCACCAGGCGGGGATCGCGACGACGCCGCAGGCGCATGCCACCTTCATCGCGCTCGATCTGCGCGCCGAGATCGATCGATCAGCACTGCGGCGAATGATGCAGATTCTCACCGAAGACGCCGCCAGGCTCACCCAGGGCGAGCCCGCGTTGGCGGATTCCGAGCCCGAACTCGGCACCGTGCCCGCGAGACTGACGGTGACGTTCGGTTTCGGGCCCGAACTCGTGATGCGTGCGGCCGGGCCGGGCGCCCTGCCCGACTGGCTCGGACCACTGCCCGCGTTCTCGATCGATCGACTCGATCCGGCTTGGAGCGACGGAGACCTGCTGCTCCAGATCGCCTCTGATGACGCGTTCACCGTCGCCCACGCAACCCGAATGCTCCTCAAAGACTCGCGGAGCTTCGCCACCGTGCGATGGACGCAGCACGGGTTCCGCCGCGCGCTGGGGTCGGAGAAGCCGGGCACGACGATGCGCAACCTCTTCGGGCAGGTCGACGGAACGACCAACCCCTCACCGAAGGAGGAGGACTTCGCGCGTGTGGTCTGGGCGGCCGACGGCTGGTTGGCGGGCGGAACGAGTTTCGTGCTGCGCCGCACCCGCATGGACCTCGACAAGTGGGATCGACTCGATCGGAGCGGGCGTGAGCAATCGGTCGGACGCACACTGGCGAACGGTGCCCCGCTGACCGGAGTGAACGAGCACGACGAACCCGACTTCGACGCGAAGACGAGCATCGGGTTCCCCGTGATTCCGGAGTTCTCGCACATTCGACGGGCCCGTTCGGAGAACACGGATGAACGCATCTACCGGCGCGCCTACAACTACGATCACGCCCCGTCCGGTGCAGAGATCTCCGACAGCGGGCTGCTGTTCGTGTCGTTCCAGGCCGACGTGCTGCAGCAGTTCGTGCCGATCCAGCGCCGCCTCGATGAACTCGACCTGCTCAACGAGTGGACGACGCCCATCGGTTCCGCGGTGTTCGCGATACCGCCGGGCTGCGTCGCAGGCGGCTACATCGGCGACACCCTTCTCGACTGA
- a CDS encoding MFS transporter, with translation MQNEASTASDTGRTAPHRPTRARLPLVVYVLALGTFLMLTTEFVVAGILPEISRDLQISLAQAGSLITVFAIGMVIGAPLLPLLTIRVSKRRTLLIALVVFIGGHVVVALSSDFTTIMAARWVTALATGAFWAVSAVVAANVAGASMQSAAVGVVAAGGSLATVLGVPIGAFIAQHLGWRGTFWALAVAAVVAVVCIARLVPRDPPRPASASIRADLADLRSVRLWLVLAACTTTTGGVLAAYSFIAPILTDRAGVPAALVPAVLAGFGICSFVGTLLGGRLGDRHAHAVILIAPAASALVLLALAMFSGYAGVAVALVALLGAFGLSANSVLIHLAVRHAGRAATLGSGLAVAAFNTGTAIGTTSAGAALTSSLGLAGPAAVGSGIAALTLIPAALLAASRLRRSPLPTSSH, from the coding sequence ATGCAGAACGAAGCCTCCACGGCTTCCGATACCGGCCGGACGGCGCCGCACAGGCCCACCCGTGCTCGCCTTCCCCTCGTCGTGTACGTGCTCGCTCTGGGCACGTTCCTCATGCTCACGACCGAATTCGTCGTCGCAGGGATCCTCCCCGAGATTTCTCGGGACCTGCAGATCTCCCTCGCCCAGGCGGGTTCCCTGATCACCGTCTTCGCCATCGGCATGGTGATCGGCGCGCCCCTGCTGCCCCTGCTGACGATCCGCGTGTCGAAGCGGCGCACCCTGCTCATCGCCCTCGTCGTGTTCATCGGCGGCCACGTCGTCGTGGCGCTCAGCTCCGACTTCACCACCATCATGGCGGCGCGCTGGGTCACGGCCCTCGCCACCGGGGCCTTCTGGGCGGTGTCCGCAGTGGTCGCCGCGAACGTCGCCGGCGCCTCGATGCAGTCGGCGGCCGTAGGCGTCGTGGCCGCCGGGGGATCCCTCGCCACCGTGCTCGGCGTGCCGATCGGGGCGTTCATCGCGCAGCACCTCGGCTGGCGCGGCACGTTCTGGGCGCTCGCCGTCGCGGCCGTCGTCGCCGTCGTCTGCATCGCCCGGCTCGTGCCGCGCGATCCTCCCCGGCCTGCGAGCGCATCCATCCGCGCCGACCTCGCCGACCTCCGCTCAGTGCGGCTCTGGCTGGTGCTGGCCGCCTGCACGACGACCACCGGCGGCGTGCTCGCCGCGTACTCGTTCATCGCGCCGATTCTGACCGACCGGGCCGGGGTGCCCGCCGCTCTCGTGCCGGCGGTGCTCGCGGGGTTCGGCATCTGCTCCTTCGTCGGCACCCTCCTCGGCGGGCGTCTGGGCGACCGGCACGCGCACGCCGTGATCCTCATCGCGCCGGCGGCCTCCGCCCTCGTCCTGCTCGCGTTGGCGATGTTCTCCGGCTACGCCGGGGTCGCCGTCGCCCTCGTCGCGCTGCTTGGAGCGTTCGGTCTCAGTGCGAACAGCGTGCTGATCCACCTGGCCGTGAGGCACGCCGGCCGGGCCGCAACACTGGGCTCCGGGCTCGCGGTCGCCGCGTTCAACACCGGTACGGCGATCGGAACCACCAGTGCCGGGGCCGCCCTCACCAGCTCGCTCGGGCTCGCGGGCCCCGCGGCCGTCGGATCGGGGATCGCCGCGCTGACGCTGATTCCTGCCGCACTGCTCGCCGCGAGTCGTCTCCGCCGCTCGCCGCTCCCGACGTCGTCCCATTAG
- a CDS encoding helix-turn-helix transcriptional regulator has product MDNRDDIKGFLATRRAKLTPGMVGLPASSRRRVPGLRREEVAVLAGVSTEWYTRLEKGHIGEVSAEVLDAVAEALRLDDDERTYLHDLARAAKPAHRRRARGREVPLAPQVQWMLDSISMSAAFARNGRLDVIGSNSLGRALHAPMFDSPTTEHGRANFARYHFLDETSKDFFIDWDAGAATTVALLRAEAGREPQDTALCELIGELSTASAEFSAFWASHDIRIRHDGIKRLQHPVVGECELTYQSMALPTPGRVRHELSLYTAEPGTAHEERLALLASWRAPAATGLL; this is encoded by the coding sequence ATGGATAATCGGGACGACATCAAGGGCTTCCTCGCGACCCGTCGCGCGAAGCTCACACCCGGCATGGTCGGCCTGCCGGCCAGCAGTCGCCGGCGGGTTCCCGGACTGCGTCGCGAGGAGGTCGCCGTGCTCGCGGGCGTGAGCACCGAGTGGTACACCCGGCTCGAGAAGGGCCACATCGGCGAGGTCTCGGCGGAGGTGCTCGACGCGGTCGCCGAGGCCCTGCGGCTCGACGACGACGAGCGGACCTATCTGCACGATCTCGCTCGCGCCGCGAAACCCGCTCACCGCAGGCGGGCCCGGGGGCGCGAGGTGCCGCTCGCTCCCCAGGTGCAGTGGATGCTCGACTCGATCTCGATGTCCGCGGCGTTCGCGCGCAACGGTCGACTGGATGTCATCGGATCGAACTCGCTCGGCCGCGCGTTGCACGCTCCGATGTTCGACAGCCCCACCACCGAGCACGGACGGGCGAACTTCGCCCGGTATCACTTCCTCGACGAGACGTCGAAGGACTTCTTCATCGACTGGGACGCAGGGGCTGCGACGACCGTCGCACTGCTGCGGGCGGAGGCCGGTCGCGAGCCGCAAGACACGGCGCTGTGCGAACTGATCGGCGAGCTGTCAACGGCCAGTGCGGAGTTCAGCGCGTTCTGGGCATCCCACGACATCCGCATTCGTCACGACGGCATCAAACGGCTGCAGCACCCGGTCGTCGGCGAGTGCGAGCTGACCTATCAATCGATGGCGCTGCCCACGCCCGGCCGCGTGCGCCACGAGCTCTCCCTGTACACGGCCGAGCCGGGCACCGCTCACGAGGAGCGCCTCGCACTGCTCGCGAGCTGGAGGGCTCCCGCCGCAACGGGTCTTTTGTGA
- a CDS encoding GNAT family N-acetyltransferase — protein MSVNIRALRGQDGDAGCDAAWEALEAIENAADRLLVEQLQPATWEAAPSGHARRADAGFVLVAEGDAVPVEPSAEAHARGAARRVIGFVHVREAGGVAHLEQLSVLPEHGRRGVGSALVEAAAAEAAQRGYDRLTLRTYTAVPWNAPLYARLGFVEEAPATPFHRRLAESERRLGLDRYGPRIQMVRVLG, from the coding sequence ATGAGCGTGAACATCCGTGCCCTGCGCGGGCAAGACGGCGATGCCGGGTGCGATGCGGCGTGGGAGGCTCTGGAGGCGATCGAGAACGCCGCCGACCGGCTTCTCGTCGAGCAGCTCCAACCCGCGACCTGGGAGGCCGCACCATCGGGGCACGCGCGCCGCGCCGATGCCGGGTTCGTGCTCGTCGCCGAGGGTGACGCGGTCCCCGTGGAACCCAGCGCCGAAGCGCACGCGCGCGGCGCCGCCCGCCGAGTGATCGGCTTCGTGCACGTGCGCGAAGCGGGCGGGGTCGCACACCTCGAGCAGCTGTCGGTGCTGCCGGAGCACGGCCGGCGCGGCGTCGGCTCCGCGCTCGTCGAAGCCGCGGCGGCCGAGGCGGCGCAGCGGGGGTACGACCGCCTCACCCTCCGCACCTACACCGCGGTGCCCTGGAACGCGCCTCTCTACGCGCGCCTCGGATTCGTCGAGGAGGCCCCGGCGACCCCGTTCCACCGTCGGCTGGCCGAATCAGAGCGGCGGCTCGGCCTCGATCGGTACGGGCCGCGCATCCAGATGGTGCGAGTACTCGGCTAG
- a CDS encoding copper resistance CopC family protein: MLGPAHPAFAHDQLLSSEPAASAELSASPSEVSLEFSDKVLTVGAVILLVDESNTEWISAEPTLDGPAVTAPTDAELPDGSYEVRWRVVSSDGHPISGIIPFTVGDAAPVGEASAAGDAPVSAQDPGEAAETGAIDAARGAEHEAAGGSDLWRTVAIGAAGASSALLLFIAWSFRRRNPKQAPNSSK, encoded by the coding sequence GTGCTGGGACCGGCACACCCTGCATTCGCGCACGATCAGCTGCTCTCGAGCGAGCCGGCGGCGTCTGCCGAGCTCTCCGCGTCACCGTCGGAGGTCTCGCTCGAGTTCTCCGACAAGGTGCTGACCGTCGGGGCCGTCATCCTGCTCGTCGACGAGAGCAACACCGAGTGGATCTCCGCCGAGCCCACGCTCGACGGGCCGGCGGTGACCGCGCCGACCGATGCCGAACTCCCGGACGGCTCGTACGAGGTGCGATGGCGAGTCGTGTCATCGGACGGACACCCGATCAGCGGGATCATTCCGTTCACCGTCGGCGATGCCGCCCCTGTCGGGGAGGCGTCAGCGGCGGGTGATGCGCCCGTGTCGGCGCAAGATCCAGGAGAGGCTGCCGAGACCGGCGCGATCGATGCCGCGCGCGGTGCGGAGCACGAAGCGGCCGGAGGTTCCGATCTCTGGAGAACGGTCGCGATCGGCGCTGCCGGGGCTTCGAGTGCGCTGCTGCTCTTCATCGCCTGGTCCTTCAGAAGGCGCAACCCGAAACAAGCGCCGAACTCATCGAAGTGA